A region of the Spirochaetota bacterium genome:
TAATCAAAGTATGCAAGGATCAAATATAATAAAGAGTGCAGTTTTAAATATAATGCAAGAAGTTAGTGATATTGATAATCAAGTAAAATCAATAAAAGAAGAAGCAATTAAAGAGGTTAAATTTACAGAAGATCTTTCAATGATAAAAGATAATTTTGAAAAGGTTGTAAAAGAAAATAATCTTATATCTGGTGAAATTACAAAAAATGCAGAAGAACTCAAAAATAACTCTGATCAATTGATTAAAATCTTAGGAAAACTTAAAAGTATTGAAACAGGATTAATAATAAAAGAAGATCAAATAGAAAAAGTTAAAATTAAAATATTAGAAAACACTAAATTAAAAAAAGAAAAAAAGGTAAAAAAAGAGGAGAAATTATATCTTTTAGAAGAAAAAAAAGAGAAAATTGAAAAAGAAGAACAGATTGTTGTTAAAGATCAATTGACTAAAAAAGAATTTGAGGAGATTCCTGATTTACAAAGTAAAGAAGAGTTAGAAAGTTTACCTGAAATAAAAGAAGAGATTAAAAAAGGTAATTTAAATTTAGAATTTGAGTATGATTTAATTCAAGAAGGAGAAAATATAAAAATTAATGAAGAAACAGGAATAATTGAATTAGCAGATGAGTCAAAAAAATAAAGTAATTATAATATTAAAAAAAGTAAAAATATTATAAATAAAATATTAAAAATAAAGATTAATATATTTTTAGAAATTATAAGAACAATAATTATTAATATTTATTTTTTTGGGAGGAGAAATGAAAATTAATACTAAATGGCTTGGTGGGATGGCTTTTGAAAGTGTTCTAAATGGACATAAGATAATAATGGATGCTGATAAGGATTTCGGGGGCGAAGATAGGGGCCCAAGACCTAAAGGGCTATTATTAGTAGCTTTAGCTGGTTGTACTGGTATGGATGTAGTTTCTTTGCTTAATAAAATGCAAGTACCAATTTCTAGGTACGAAATGGATATTGAAACAGAAACTACAGAGGATCATCCAAGAGTTTTTAAAGATATAAAAATAGTCTATAAATTTTGGGGGAATGAGTTAAAAAACTATAAAGATAAAATTGAAAAAGCTATTAATCTCTCTCAAGAAAAATATTGCGGGGTTTCTGCCATGTTAAAGAAAAACTCAAATATAATATTTACTTATGAAATTCTTGAAGATTTATAAAATTTAATAAAGAACTCTTTTTATTATCTTTTCAAAACCATAATAAAAGTAATTATCAAGCAATTCTTCATTATAAAGATTTTTATATGGTGATATTGATTTTATTTTAATATAACTCTCCCTTATATTATCTAAATATAATTTTAATAGAGGTGAAAATATTTCTTTTACCTTATTAAAGGTTTCACTAAAATTTTTATCTTTTAAGTTATTTTTTAATATAAGAAAAGGGTAATTAAAATTAATATTTTTTATTTTTAGTTTTTTATTAGTTTTGTTATATATATTTTTATTTGAGTTTTGAAAAAGCTTTATAATAATTGGAAATAAAATATTTTCTTGAGATTTTCTTACATCTTTTTTTATATCATCCAAAGAATCTATAATTGTTATAATCTTCAAAACATTTTTTGTTATTATTTGATAATTTTCTGATATTTTAATATCGATGTATTCAAGGGGTAAGAATTTTTTAAAAAGCTCGTAAAAATTATCATGATATTTTTCAAGGATTAAAAAATAATTCTGTAAACCTTCATTAAAATTTTCAAAATTATTAAATGAGTTATTTAGAGTTTTATAGATTTCCTTTTCTTTTCTATAATAATTATTAATATGTTCAAAAGGGTCTTGAAAATAGACATAAATATATCTTAATCTTTTTAATAATTTTTTAATGTAAGATTTAATCAATTTTTTTAAAATTATATTTTTATTATCATAAATTAGATCGAAAAGTTTTAGAATAATAATTAAAATTGAAATTTCAGAAAAAAGAGGTAAAAATTTTTTTTCAACATAGATATCTACCTTTTTAAAAGGATTTAATGGACATTTCCTTTTTATAAAAGAATAATCTATTTTCTCTAAGTTAGATATAAATAAAAGATAGAAAAAAATAGAATCCTTAGACAAAAATAATCTACAGAAATTTGAATATGACTTAATATTGAAGCATAAAGAACAATAAATGGAGTTATAAAAATTAAAATGCTTTACTTTTAGCTCTTTTTTATCAGGTTCAATATAGCCTAACATTATAATCTATCATTTTTATAAAAAAAATATTCTTGTAAAGGCTTAAAAAGAATATTCAAATCATTTTTTAAAAAATACCTAAATTCTTCATAGTCAAAATATTGGGAAAGATAAATTATTTTCTCTTTTCTTGTTAATTGAATTAAATCATAAAATATAAATGGATCAATAGTTGAAGAATCAAATATTATAAAATCAAAATGGTCTATAATACTAATGAAATCATCCTTATTTTTATAAAAATAAATTTCGAATTTATTTTTATCTATGTTATTAACGAACTTTAAAAAATGATCTTTTCTTTTTGTTAATATAGCTATTTTTAACATGTCTATAAATTAATAATATAAAATTAAATTAAGTAAATAGTTAAAGATTGAAAATTATAAAAAAGTTAATAATTGAATTTAAATAATAAAGTATTAGAATTAAATAGATAGATAGAATAGAATTATATTGATAAAATAAGATAAATAAAGTTAAAGAAACATAAAAATTAGAAATAATTAGATTAGGAATAGACTTGTATGAAGTTTAAAATATTAATACTATTTTTTATTTTATTTATTTTTTTTGAAGTTATTAATTTTGATTTTATATATGGTGATGAAGATGAAAATAATTATAGAATATATTCTATTTGTATTGATTTTAAACCTCTTTTTTTATCAATTCAGACTGAAGGTTTTGGTTATGGTTTCTTTTTTGAATATTTTCTTAACCAAAAATTATCATTATTATTAAGAAATGAATATATGAATTTTATATCTTTGAATATTTGGTTAATTGATTTAATGTTTGGAGTAAGATTGTATTTTAGGAATGCATATTCTGGATTATTTTTTGGTACATATTTTATAATATTTTATGGTTCAAAGCCAAATTTAAATACTTTTACTTGGGGATTTAATGTAGAATTAGGATATAGATTTTTATTATTAAAAGAATTTTTTAAAAAAAATATTAAAGTTTTTTTAGAAATTTATTTAGAGTTCAATTATTTGTATAAAGAAGAGATTATTTATGGAATTTCACCTGGTTTTTGTATAGGATTTAATTTCTAAAAAAATTATAATACTTTTAATTGTTGTTTTAACAATAATTAAAAAATATTTTTTTACTAAAAATTTAGGTGAAAAATTGCGATAGTTTATTACATTTAAAAAAGAAGTTAATTTTGTTAACAATATTATGTCTATTAATCTTTTATTTCTATAATTAAATCGATATGAAAATACTATAAAATCTTTGTATATTTGTTGAAAGTGGAAAATATTTATCTAAAAAAATATAGGGTGTAATTAATGTTATTTATAAAATAAAATTAAATTTTTGAAATAATTAGAAAATATAAATTAATATTTTAATTTTTTATTTTTAGGATTTTTATTTTTTATTGTAACAATCCTGTTAATAATATTTCCCCAACAAATAATCATCAAAAAAATGAACCTCCAAAAACTAAAATAGAATTACAATTTAATTATGATGAAGGAACTTATGATAATTATATTAATTTAAGCATAAGTAGTAATTTAGATAAAATCATAATAAAATATATTGTTGATGGTTCAAATCCTTCAATTTCAATTGGATTATTTTATACTGGGCTTATATTAATTGATAAAACTATAACATTGAAAATATAATACAGGCCAATACACATAAATAAAAAGAGATTCAAATGGTATTGTTCATATAGCATATTATGATGAACTAAATGAAAAACTAAAATATGCAAATAATAGTTCAGATGCATTGCAAACATTAAATAAAAATGGTAGTTTTCAAGTTATTACTGTTTTAATTTCAGGTAATATTGGAAAGTTTTCAGATATTGTTTTAGACAGTCAAAATTATATCCATATTGTATGTTATAATGAGAAAAATGAAAAAATTATTTAAATAATAAAAATAAGAATTTTAAATCAACTATAATAGATAATGAAACAAGTAATATGTTTACATCAATTGATATTGATAGTTTTGGAAGAGTTTACATATCCTATTATGATGCAACTAATAAGAAATTAACAATACAGTATAATAAATAATATTTTTATAAGTTTTGTTTGTTTCTTATTTTTTTAAAATATTAATATTATAATTTTATTTAGTTTTTAGTAATGTTGTAAATTCATCTATTTGTTTGGAGTAATATTTTAATAAGTTTGTGATGCTATTTAATTTTATAAAAGAATTGTTTTCTTTATCAGGGTTTATAGCTTTATTAAATAAAATCTCAAACTGGAAAGCATTGAGAATAGACTTTGCTTTATAATGATTATTCATTGTTAGAATAAAATTATTTTCACTATTATTAACTGAGCTTTTTATGTAATTATTTAATTTGTAATTAATAGAATTAAAAATTTCTATTATTTCTTGTGCTTTGTATAGATAATTGTATCTTTCGAAAGGTTCTGTATTTTCTTTAAACCAATTTTCATAATTTCTTCCATGTAATCTAAAATACATGAAATTTTTTGATGATTTAATAAAGGTTAATGGTATAGAGCTTGAAATTAATGGTTGATCAATATTAACAAAAACTAAATTGTTTTTATTTAAATAATTCAAAAAATCCTTATTTATAAATGTTTTGTTTCTAACTTCTATTGCAAAATTAAAGAGATTTGATTTTTCTTTGTTAGATTTAATCTTAAATTCATTAATTTTCTCAAGGATAATATTAAAATTATAAATAAAATTTTGATTAAATTTTACTGAGTATGGAAATTGAAAAAGAATTAGTAATACATTATCTTCTATTTCAATTAATGGATAGAAAAAATCTTCGAGTTTTTTTATTATTAAAAAAGAATCTGTTTTGTTAATTTCATTAAAATTTTGATGTGTAAAAAAACTGTTTATTTTAAATATTAATTTTTTGCCAGAAAAATCTTTTAATAAAAATATTTTTTTTAAATAATTGATAAAAAAATTTTGAGGATTGTTATAAAAAGTAGAATCTATTTCAACTAAATCAAAAAAGTTAAAATATTTTTCAAGTTTATTTTTTTCATTTTTTGTGTAAAAAATATCTTCCCAATCTTTATAAGAATAACCACATGTTCCAATATA
Encoded here:
- a CDS encoding OsmC family protein; its protein translation is MKINTKWLGGMAFESVLNGHKIIMDADKDFGGEDRGPRPKGLLLVALAGCTGMDVVSLLNKMQVPISRYEMDIETETTEDHPRVFKDIKIVYKFWGNELKNYKDKIEKAINLSQEKYCGVSAMLKKNSNIIFTYEILEDL
- a CDS encoding DUF72 domain-containing protein — encoded protein: MIYIGTCGYSYKDWEDIFYTKNEKNKLEKYFNFFDLVEIDSTFYNNPQNFFINYLKKIFLLKDFSGKKLIFKINSFFTHQNFNEINKTDSFLIIKKLEDFFYPLIEIEDNVLLILFQFPYSVKFNQNFIYNFNIILEKINEFKIKSNKEKSNLFNFAIEVRNKTFINKDFLNYLNKNNLVFVNIDQPLISSSIPLTFIKSSKNFMYFRLHGRNYENWFKENTEPFERYNYLYKAQEIIEIFNSINYKLNNYIKSSVNNSENNFILTMNNHYKAKSILNAFQFEILFNKAINPDKENNSFIKLNSITNLLKYYSKQIDEFTTLLKTK
- a CDS encoding DUF5685 family protein — translated: MLGYIEPDKKELKVKHFNFYNSIYCSLCFNIKSYSNFCRLFLSKDSIFFYLLFISNLEKIDYSFIKRKCPLNPFKKVDIYVEKKFLPLFSEISILIIILKLFDLIYDNKNIILKKLIKSYIKKLLKRLRYIYVYFQDPFEHINNYYRKEKEIYKTLNNSFNNFENFNEGLQNYFLILEKYHDNFYELFKKFLPLEYIDIKISENYQIITKNVLKIITIIDSLDDIKKDVRKSQENILFPIIIKLFQNSNKNIYNKTNKKLKIKNINFNYPFLILKNNLKDKNFSETFNKVKEIFSPLLKLYLDNIRESYIKIKSISPYKNLYNEELLDNYFYYGFEKIIKRVLY